From Camelus dromedarius isolate mCamDro1 chromosome 2, mCamDro1.pat, whole genome shotgun sequence, one genomic window encodes:
- the MAGEF1 gene encoding LOW QUALITY PROTEIN: melanoma-associated antigen F1 (The sequence of the model RefSeq protein was modified relative to this genomic sequence to represent the inferred CDS: inserted 2 bases in 2 codons; deleted 4 bases in 3 codons; substituted 2 bases at 2 genomic stop codons), giving the protein MRRRPAATKAPSAISPSPTPASPAAVQPLRRGLCSGSHNPRPVYALCTCLPENMLPKPETEGLPILQTEGEDSGLDGETQTLTASQEEAPSSLLQQPQGDLGAAREEGAADPALTPKAARALAAKTLVRRRVRRRVDQTVAELVQFLLVKDXKSPITRSEVVKHVIGDLKDLFPEIIARAAESLRHVFGFELKQLDCKHHTYILNNKLKPLEEEDLGGYGPRSXMMILGLIYMKVNRAREAQVWEMLRLLGVRPSKYHFFSGYPKRLNNXDFVQLRYLSYRRMPYTNPPECEFSXGPGSNLETSKVKVLGFLPKLHKKEPHHWPVQYREALADDADRARAEATVRARTRSSARAGIHPW; this is encoded by the exons ATGCGGCGTCGCCCAGCAGCCACAAAAGCCCCTTCTGCCATCTCTCCTAGTCCTACTCCAGCCTCCCCAGCCGCTGTCCAACCCCTCCGCCGGGGTTTGTGCAGCGGCTCGCACAACCCTCGGCCCGTGTACGCGCTTTGCACCTGCCTGCCCGAAAACATGCTGCCGAAACCCGAGACCGAGGGTCTCCCCATCCTTCAGACCGAGGGGGAGGATAGCGGCCTTGACGGTGAGACCCAGACCCTGACCGCCTCGCAGGAGGAggccccgagctccctcctgcag CAGCCCCAGGGGGATCTTGGCGCCgcaagggaggagggggctgcagatCCCGCCCTCACC CCGAAAGCTGCTAGGGCCTTGGCAGCCAAAACCTTGGTCCGGCGCAGGGTCCGCCGCCGTGTGGATCAGACGGTGGCCGAGTTGGTGCAGTTTCTGCTGGTGAAGGACTAGAAGAGTCCCATCACTCGCTCCGAGGTGGTGAAACATGTTATAGGAGACTTGAAGGATCTGTTCCCTGAGATTATCGCAAGGGCCGCAGAGAGTCTGCGGCATGTCTTTGGTTTCGAGCTGAAACAGCTTGACTGTAAGCACCACACTTACATCCTGAACAACAAACTAAAACCTCTTGAGGAGGAGGATTTGGGAGGATATGGCCCCAGAT AAATGATGATCTTGGGCCTTATCTACATGAAAGTTAATCGTGCCAGGGAGGCACAGGTCTGGGAGATGCTGCGTCTGTTGGGGGTGCGTCCCTCAAAGTATCACTTCTTCTCTGGGTATCCGAAGAGGCTTAATA AAGACTTCGTGCAGCTGAGATACCTCAGTTACAGGCGT ATGCCTTACACCAATCCACCGGAATGTGAATTCTCCTGAGGTCCCGGAAGCAACCTGGAAACCAGCAAAGTGAAAGTCTTGGGGTTCCTGCCCAAGCTCCATAAGAAAGAACCCCACCACTGGCCAGTGCAGTACCGTGAGGCCCTGGCAGACGATGCTGACAGAGCCAGAGCTGAGGCCACAGTGAGGGCGAGGACTAGGTCCAGTGCTAGGGCCGGCATCCACCCCTGGTGA